From a region of the Lentilactobacillus curieae genome:
- a CDS encoding ABC transporter ATP-binding protein → MSEQILTVNGLTKRFGDKVILDNISFSVATGHIVGLVGPNGAGKTTIMKSILGLFKTDNGSIKIGGLPVTTIDHQALEAVGALIEYPGIYPFLSGIDHLKLFANDTTSDSQITYIVDRLKMTNYIGRKAKSYSLGMKQKLGIAMALINHPQIVILDEPMNGLDPQANRDLRDLIVDLASTGTTFLISSHILSELEKLVDDLVVINRGKIVAQGSMDSFEATGTVTISIDTNNNLAAKALLGSFGYEVIDTAAEGPVQISLDAGANLNDILEVLIKNRIQIIQATQDHQDLESSLLNLLRE, encoded by the coding sequence ATGTCAGAACAAATACTAACAGTTAATGGCCTAACCAAGCGGTTTGGAGATAAAGTTATTCTCGACAACATCTCCTTCTCGGTCGCTACTGGACACATTGTTGGCCTAGTTGGCCCAAATGGTGCTGGTAAAACAACAATAATGAAATCAATTCTTGGCCTGTTCAAAACGGATAATGGCAGCATAAAAATTGGCGGATTGCCCGTTACCACCATTGATCACCAAGCTTTAGAAGCGGTTGGAGCGCTTATCGAATATCCCGGGATCTATCCATTTCTCAGTGGAATCGACCATTTAAAACTATTCGCAAACGATACTACCAGCGATAGTCAGATTACCTATATTGTCGACCGACTCAAAATGACCAACTATATTGGTCGCAAAGCTAAAAGCTATTCGCTAGGAATGAAGCAAAAATTAGGCATTGCAATGGCGCTAATCAATCACCCTCAAATTGTAATCCTAGATGAACCAATGAATGGATTAGACCCCCAAGCCAATCGTGATTTACGTGACTTGATTGTTGATTTAGCCAGCACAGGGACTACCTTTTTGATTTCTAGTCACATTCTTAGCGAATTAGAAAAATTAGTTGATGATTTAGTGGTTATTAATCGGGGAAAAATTGTTGCCCAGGGAAGCATGGATTCCTTTGAAGCGACTGGAACCGTTACAATCAGCATTGATACCAACAACAACCTTGCAGCTAAGGCACTGCTTGGTTCATTTGGTTATGAAGTTATTGATACAGCGGCAGAAGGACCTGTACAAATATCTTTGGATGCAGGTGCCAATTTAAATGACATTCTTGAAGTGCTAATTAAAAACCGCATTCAAATCATTCAAGCCACCCAGGATCATCAAGATTTAGAATCGTCATTACTTAACCTATTACGAGAATAA
- a CDS encoding YisL family protein, translating to MFWLWIHLIAWIVLAVIVIIALSSKNNNIFPLAMTARVIYLVAIISGVVLLLNAWKYAPLLASVKAVLGIGLLGLIEIAFAKKQTSKLSKPLLFSTIGCCILLGFFGLWLSQGRPFL from the coding sequence ATGTTTTGGTTATGGATTCACTTAATTGCTTGGATTGTCTTGGCAGTAATTGTAATTATTGCCCTTTCCTCAAAAAATAACAATATTTTCCCACTGGCAATGACTGCGCGGGTAATATATCTTGTCGCAATAATTAGTGGAGTAGTTCTCTTACTGAATGCGTGGAAGTACGCCCCACTATTGGCCTCAGTAAAAGCAGTTCTCGGAATCGGTCTGCTTGGATTGATTGAGATTGCATTCGCCAAAAAGCAAACTAGTAAATTGTCAAAACCGCTGTTGTTTTCAACAATTGGTTGCTGCATTTTATTAGGATTTTTTGGTCTTTGGTTGTCTCAAGGAAGACCGTTTCTGTAG
- a CDS encoding type II toxin-antitoxin system YafQ family toxin, with protein sequence MAMYTVKYQSRFKKHLQNLLRAQRFSKKDFKAIEELIVNGTPIPEKYDDHVIKSHKPRRALFIKGSWLLIYEYHDDQVTFLDVGRHGEI encoded by the coding sequence TTGGCAATGTACACAGTAAAATACCAATCACGCTTTAAAAAGCATCTGCAAAATCTGCTGCGGGCTCAACGCTTTAGTAAAAAAGATTTTAAAGCAATTGAAGAGTTAATCGTTAACGGAACTCCAATTCCTGAAAAATATGATGATCACGTAATTAAAAGCCATAAACCTAGAAGAGCATTATTTATCAAAGGCAGCTGGCTATTAATATATGAATATCACGATGATCAAGTAACTTTTTTAGATGTTGGTCGTCACGGAGAAATTTAA